In Chryseobacterium gotjawalense, the following are encoded in one genomic region:
- a CDS encoding aconitate hydratase, translating into MTFDIDMIKEVYARYPERIEAARKAVGKPLTLAEKILYTHLWEGSATQAYERGNSYVDFAPDRVAMQDATAQMALLQFMQAGKSKVAVPSTAHADHLIQARVGAEADLQDGINKNSEVFNFLSSVCDKYGIGFWKPGAGIIHQVVLENYAFPGGMMIGTDSHTVNAGGLGMVAIGVGGADAVDVMAGMAWELKMPKLIGIKLTGKLSGWASAKDIILKVAGILTVKGGTGCIVEYFGEGANSLSATGKGTICNMGAEIGATTSTFGYDDSMRRYLAATGRQDVVDAADVIADHLTGDAEVYANPELYFDQVIEINLDELTPHLNGPFTPDLATPVAEFHEKAVANGWPIEVEWALIGSCTNSSYEDLSRAASIVEDAFAKGVKPKAILGINPGSEQVKFTAERDGFLDSFRKFENARIFTNACGPCIGQWDREGSDKGEKNSIIHSFNRNFAKRADGNPNTHAFVASPEMVAAVAIAGRLDFNPITDTLTNQAGEQIKLDEPKGFELPEKGFAVDDNGYQAPSEDGSSVQIAVSPTSDRLQLLEPFQPWDGQNITGAKVLIKAFGKCTTDHISMAGPWLKYRGHLDNISNNMLIGAVNAYNMETNTVKNSLTGEYGEVPAVARAYKAAGVSTIVVGDENYGEGSSREHAAMEPRHLGVKAVLVKSFARIHETNLKKQGMLGLTFADKADYDKFQEDDTVNFLDLEQFAPGKPLTLELVHADGTKDVVVTNHTYNAQQIDWYKAGSALNLIAAEAARNA; encoded by the coding sequence ATGACTTTTGACATTGATATGATTAAGGAGGTGTATGCGCGTTATCCGGAAAGGATCGAAGCGGCTCGTAAAGCTGTGGGAAAACCGCTTACCCTTGCAGAGAAAATTCTTTATACCCATCTTTGGGAAGGCAGCGCAACGCAGGCGTACGAGCGTGGAAATTCTTACGTAGATTTCGCACCGGATCGAGTAGCAATGCAGGATGCGACCGCACAGATGGCGTTATTACAATTTATGCAAGCCGGAAAATCAAAAGTTGCTGTTCCTTCTACCGCACACGCTGATCACCTTATTCAGGCAAGAGTAGGTGCTGAAGCCGATTTACAGGATGGTATCAACAAAAACTCAGAAGTATTTAATTTCCTGAGTTCTGTTTGTGATAAATATGGTATTGGTTTTTGGAAACCAGGTGCTGGGATTATTCACCAGGTGGTTTTAGAAAACTATGCATTCCCGGGTGGAATGATGATTGGAACCGACTCACACACAGTAAATGCCGGTGGTTTGGGAATGGTGGCAATTGGTGTTGGTGGCGCAGATGCTGTTGACGTAATGGCTGGAATGGCTTGGGAACTGAAGATGCCGAAATTAATCGGTATCAAATTGACAGGAAAACTAAGCGGTTGGGCTTCCGCAAAAGATATTATTCTAAAAGTGGCCGGGATTCTTACCGTGAAAGGAGGAACAGGCTGTATCGTAGAATATTTCGGTGAAGGCGCCAACTCACTTTCTGCCACCGGAAAAGGAACGATCTGTAATATGGGTGCTGAAATTGGAGCAACCACTTCTACTTTCGGATATGATGATTCCATGAGAAGATATTTAGCTGCAACCGGAAGACAGGATGTCGTAGATGCTGCTGATGTAATCGCTGATCACTTAACCGGAGATGCTGAGGTTTATGCAAACCCTGAACTTTATTTTGACCAGGTTATCGAGATTAATCTGGATGAATTAACGCCACATTTAAACGGACCTTTCACACCGGACTTGGCAACACCTGTTGCTGAATTCCATGAAAAAGCTGTTGCAAACGGCTGGCCAATCGAAGTAGAATGGGCGCTGATCGGTTCATGTACCAACTCTTCTTATGAAGATTTATCAAGAGCGGCTTCTATCGTTGAAGATGCTTTTGCTAAAGGCGTTAAACCAAAAGCGATTTTAGGAATTAACCCAGGTTCTGAGCAAGTGAAATTCACTGCTGAGAGAGATGGTTTCCTGGATTCATTTAGAAAATTCGAAAACGCCAGAATCTTTACCAATGCCTGTGGACCATGTATCGGTCAGTGGGACAGAGAGGGTTCTGATAAAGGAGAGAAAAACTCGATCATCCATTCTTTCAACAGAAACTTCGCGAAAAGAGCAGATGGTAATCCAAATACGCACGCGTTTGTAGCTTCACCGGAAATGGTTGCTGCTGTTGCGATTGCAGGAAGATTAGATTTTAATCCGATTACAGATACTTTAACGAACCAGGCAGGTGAACAGATTAAATTAGACGAGCCGAAAGGTTTTGAATTACCGGAAAAAGGATTTGCGGTTGATGATAATGGTTATCAAGCTCCTTCAGAAGACGGTTCTTCCGTTCAGATTGCGGTAAGCCCGACTTCAGACAGGTTGCAATTATTAGAGCCTTTCCAGCCTTGGGATGGTCAAAATATTACCGGAGCCAAAGTTTTAATTAAAGCTTTCGGAAAATGTACAACCGACCATATTTCTATGGCGGGACCGTGGTTAAAATACCGTGGCCATTTAGATAATATTTCGAACAACATGTTGATTGGAGCAGTCAACGCTTACAATATGGAAACCAATACCGTGAAAAACAGTCTTACAGGCGAATACGGTGAAGTTCCTGCAGTAGCGAGAGCGTATAAAGCTGCGGGCGTTTCAACCATTGTAGTTGGTGATGAAAACTATGGTGAAGGGTCTTCCAGAGAACACGCTGCTATGGAGCCGAGACATCTTGGTGTAAAAGCTGTTTTGGTAAAATCTTTCGCGCGTATTCACGAAACGAATTTGAAGAAACAAGGAATGCTAGGTTTAACGTTTGCTGACAAAGCTGACTATGACAAATTCCAGGAAGATGATACGGTGAACTTCTTAGATTTAGAGCAGTTCGCGCCAGGAAAACCGTTAACTTTAGAATTGGTTCACGCCGACGGCACTAAAGATGTGGTGGTAACGAACCATACTTATAACGCTCAGCAAATCGATTGGTATAAAGCAGGATCTGCATTGAACCTGATCGCTGCTGAAGCTGCAAGAAATGCATAA